One Erysipelothrix amsterdamensis DNA window includes the following coding sequences:
- a CDS encoding TetR/AcrR family transcriptional regulator, with product MKQQEIIRRTVPFIIMNPTATVNDIAKNAGISRATFHRTFTGRDELYDVMARACIEEIDTALKGLERKLDLFESLKDIVDVLIELGDRVYFLYYYPDGLNSDELRQECHAILKPLYTVVIKMYKKKMLNQKVNEGWIINTINNYVSIAWVQVYVGNVTQEEAVENTMQMLLHGIVSY from the coding sequence ATGAAACAACAAGAAATTATTAGAAGAACTGTGCCCTTTATAATTATGAATCCTACTGCTACGGTGAATGATATCGCAAAAAATGCAGGTATCAGTCGTGCTACGTTTCACCGTACATTTACAGGACGTGACGAGCTTTATGATGTAATGGCTCGAGCATGTATTGAAGAAATTGATACCGCACTTAAGGGTCTCGAACGCAAGCTGGATTTATTTGAATCGTTAAAAGATATTGTGGATGTGCTCATTGAACTGGGTGATCGTGTGTATTTTTTATATTATTATCCGGATGGTTTAAACTCGGATGAACTACGACAAGAATGTCATGCAATCTTAAAACCTCTTTATACGGTTGTGATTAAAATGTATAAAAAGAAGATGTTGAATCAGAAGGTTAATGAAGGTTGGATTATCAATACGATTAATAATTATGTTTCAATTGCTTGGGTTCAAGTATATGTGGGTAATGTAACGCAAGAAGAAGCCGTTGAGAATACAATGCAAATGTTGCTTCATGGCATCGTATCATATTAA
- a CDS encoding DUF5680 domain-containing protein, whose amino-acid sequence MNYEALIVFLIEAKKNTYASGFGKVDSSRPHSYDLEFNSGEYKYIDSYLGTHLFTGEEAIWNQLNPVWAMNYSGRVINEEKFSSKFLKKALMEPTIDYPFRGKPFYSEGDYTYVMEANGDFSWFVGRELIFNKDELVYELNFHGGLVLDTHFD is encoded by the coding sequence ATGAATTATGAAGCGTTAATTGTTTTCCTAATTGAAGCCAAAAAAAATACTTATGCATCAGGTTTTGGAAAAGTAGATAGTAGTCGACCGCATTCATATGATTTAGAGTTTAATTCAGGAGAGTACAAATACATTGATAGTTATTTAGGTACTCATTTGTTCACTGGTGAAGAAGCAATCTGGAATCAATTAAATCCTGTTTGGGCAATGAATTACAGTGGAAGGGTCATCAATGAAGAAAAATTTTCAAGCAAGTTCTTGAAAAAGGCCTTGATGGAGCCAACAATTGATTATCCATTTAGGGGTAAACCGTTTTATTCTGAAGGTGATTATACCTATGTAATGGAGGCAAATGGTGATTTTTCTTGGTTTGTCGGCAGAGAACTTATCTTTAATAAAGACGAATTAGTGTACGAACTCAATTTTCATGGGGGATTAGTTTTAGATACTCATTTTGATTAA
- a CDS encoding accessory gene regulator B family protein, with translation MKKISLKLSHNFYKYGYIDEDDCDRMRFALEVVMSNLFTFGFIILMGIVFHCFRPTLAFVVMLGALRSLDDTFHSNTFLGCFTMTVFAYIFSVFGPSVIDTSFKVPYMLLSSAFCGSIMLVFLFNRNNIQLNKNSGFMSYIIIMCIILFILTLALPSIFDIILVVMNVIMVVTVTFALGQIIHLRES, from the coding sequence ATGAAAAAAATATCATTGAAATTAAGTCATAATTTTTATAAGTACGGATATATTGATGAAGATGATTGTGATCGCATGCGCTTTGCTTTGGAAGTCGTGATGTCCAATCTTTTTACTTTTGGTTTTATCATTCTCATGGGTATCGTATTTCATTGCTTTCGACCAACACTTGCATTTGTCGTGATGTTAGGGGCGCTTCGAAGTTTAGATGATACGTTTCATTCAAATACATTTCTTGGTTGCTTTACCATGACAGTTTTTGCATATATCTTTTCGGTATTTGGACCAAGTGTTATCGATACAAGTTTTAAAGTCCCTTATATGTTATTATCTTCGGCTTTTTGTGGGTCGATTATGCTTGTGTTTTTGTTTAATCGAAACAATATTCAATTAAATAAGAACTCTGGATTTATGAGTTATATTATTATCATGTGCATCATTTTATTTATTCTAACCCTAGCCCTCCCAAGTATCTTTGATATTATTTTGGTAGTAATGAATGTCATTATGGTAGTAACGGTAACGTTTGCTTTAGGACAAATTATTCATCTTCGTGAATCATAA
- a CDS encoding sensor histidine kinase, whose translation MTNEGMMFIGEALFCLLDVLLLFRAAQVFLTTKDNHKFKFWGVTFLTSFLIFSATVSTAFSSFVSIIMGVLLVVYVFVLFDGSVFAKVMSAIVYYLLLGIITILVISAVVKITNIQVDVLMGATELRMIVMFGIKTITIILIELLRRFLGPKQFTQDIFVSNYTLGYLVVNLLVIIVLFDIVLTQDYIISKNLIFYFIIIQTILISIMFMIISNYFEMKVKNETYQTMIDAFNLYQKREVERVESDVEVLKLKHDLKNHMASLSYMIESGKDDEARNYIHELIHHEALKTYVNTPNPVINAIVNSKITQNPHIHFVTRVGISEFKIEPYDLTVLLGNALDNAIEAAGKCERNRVVKLYLEENSQFCKIQVLNTFHEMPRMKDGVYLSSKRLGDKRGFGMVAMKETTEKYLGRMDSKIEDDYFKLTLILSKSS comes from the coding sequence ATGACAAATGAAGGCATGATGTTTATTGGGGAAGCATTGTTTTGTCTTTTAGATGTATTGTTGCTTTTTAGAGCGGCGCAAGTCTTTCTTACAACTAAAGATAATCATAAATTCAAATTCTGGGGTGTTACCTTCCTAACATCCTTTTTAATTTTTAGCGCAACCGTATCGACAGCGTTTTCCTCCTTTGTTTCGATTATTATGGGGGTGCTGCTGGTTGTTTATGTATTTGTGCTTTTTGATGGAAGTGTTTTTGCGAAGGTCATGTCCGCAATTGTTTATTACCTGCTGTTAGGAATTATCACAATTCTTGTAATATCCGCAGTTGTAAAGATTACCAATATTCAAGTTGATGTCTTGATGGGTGCAACCGAATTACGAATGATTGTGATGTTTGGCATTAAGACCATAACAATCATTCTCATTGAGTTATTACGACGGTTTTTAGGGCCAAAGCAGTTTACCCAAGATATTTTCGTATCCAACTATACACTCGGTTATCTTGTCGTGAATCTTCTCGTAATCATTGTACTTTTTGATATTGTTTTGACTCAAGATTATATTATTTCTAAAAATCTTATCTTTTACTTTATTATCATCCAGACTATCTTAATTTCAATCATGTTTATGATTATCAGTAACTACTTTGAAATGAAGGTCAAAAACGAGACCTATCAAACGATGATTGATGCGTTTAATTTATACCAAAAACGTGAAGTGGAACGTGTAGAATCGGATGTGGAAGTGTTAAAACTTAAACATGATCTCAAAAATCATATGGCATCTTTATCGTATATGATCGAGTCTGGGAAAGATGATGAAGCCCGTAATTATATCCATGAACTGATTCATCATGAGGCTTTGAAAACGTATGTGAATACACCCAATCCCGTTATTAATGCCATCGTAAACTCTAAGATCACTCAAAATCCACACATCCATTTTGTAACCCGTGTCGGTATTTCTGAATTTAAAATTGAGCCGTATGATCTAACGGTATTATTGGGAAACGCTTTAGACAATGCGATTGAAGCTGCAGGAAAATGCGAACGTAATCGTGTGGTGAAGTTATATCTTGAAGAGAACAGCCAGTTTTGTAAGATTCAAGTTTTAAATACATTTCATGAAATGCCACGAATGAAAGATGGTGTTTACCTTTCTTCAAAACGACTTGGGGATAAACGTGGTTTTGGGATGGTTGCTATGAAAGAGACAACTGAAAAATACTTGGGAAGAATGGACAGTAAAATTGAAGATGATTATTTCAAACTCACGTTGATTCTTTCGAAATCATCATAA
- a CDS encoding dihydrofolate reductase family protein, which produces MMRKIKLFIAMSLDGYIADEKGSIDWLEPYNSGDDDTYDLFYKTVDTVVMGRKTYEQVTEELSPDVYPYEDSYTYVISSQDLKPRDNMTVISEDVVAVLNSIKHQEGKDLWIVGGARLVSALVDASIIDEYWIAVAPVLLGKGIALFEESINMEHLHLVESFTKGQLVYLKYEKRS; this is translated from the coding sequence ATGATGAGAAAAATTAAATTATTTATTGCCATGAGTTTGGATGGCTATATTGCGGATGAAAAGGGTTCAATTGATTGGTTGGAGCCTTATAACTCTGGAGATGATGACACTTATGATTTGTTTTACAAAACCGTTGATACTGTCGTCATGGGACGGAAAACATACGAACAGGTGACTGAAGAACTTTCACCAGATGTATATCCGTATGAGGATTCGTATACCTATGTTATTTCATCACAAGATCTAAAGCCTCGAGATAACATGACTGTCATCTCGGAAGATGTCGTCGCAGTTCTCAATTCGATAAAACACCAAGAGGGTAAAGATCTCTGGATTGTCGGTGGGGCAAGGTTGGTTTCAGCACTTGTGGATGCATCCATTATTGATGAGTATTGGATTGCGGTTGCGCCGGTCTTACTCGGCAAGGGGATAGCGCTATTTGAAGAATCGATAAACATGGAACATCTTCATTTGGTGGAAAGTTTTACCAAAGGTCAATTGGTTTATTTGAAGTATGAGAAGCGCAGTTAA
- a CDS encoding FUSC family protein — protein MDTKYLPGLRILKTTLAVAICLVTAWTLNYPAPFYAAITAVLMMKSSPEHAVRASLDRILGTLFGGIIGILFLLITIYFNIPSESLTYTVLIVVVLLVDLTLCKILNLREYATSMSAILVLAVLLNHNGTQGDAIQYMIRRILETLFGIFISVIINKYINHKEELS, from the coding sequence ATGGACACGAAATATTTACCCGGTTTACGAATTCTAAAAACAACCCTTGCGGTTGCAATCTGTCTCGTCACTGCTTGGACGTTAAACTATCCTGCTCCCTTCTATGCAGCGATTACCGCCGTTTTAATGATGAAGTCATCCCCAGAACATGCAGTGCGTGCTTCACTTGATCGTATCTTAGGGACTTTATTTGGAGGAATCATTGGAATCTTATTTCTTCTCATTACAATCTATTTTAATATTCCCAGTGAATCCTTAACCTATACAGTACTAATTGTAGTTGTACTTTTAGTCGATCTAACACTCTGTAAAATTTTAAATCTACGCGAGTATGCTACATCCATGTCAGCCATTCTTGTTCTTGCTGTCTTACTCAATCATAATGGCACCCAAGGCGACGCAATACAATATATGATTCGACGCATTCTTGAAACACTCTTTGGTATCTTTATATCCGTGATTATTAATAAATACATCAACCATAAAGAAGAATTATCTTAA
- a CDS encoding PepSY domain-containing protein, with translation MKKIICICLMLGIVTGCADRGKTATTVKPRPIDKEVHKLPPVKPNTENPNHLPDVSFEDALEFYFSLHDEQSIITEIAYRPLHEEGVYEVKAAIEDSEVEIVFNNNHAILSETNEYLDHEELIEVERDGFTRDELDTIIPVSEAMHQAIKFKPGHFVEVELKKEKDLFIYEVEIVGAHQKSIDIKVDAITGKVLRED, from the coding sequence ATGAAAAAGATCATTTGTATTTGTTTGATGCTAGGAATCGTTACCGGATGTGCAGATCGTGGTAAAACTGCGACTACGGTGAAACCTCGTCCCATCGATAAAGAGGTTCATAAACTTCCGCCTGTCAAACCGAATACAGAAAATCCTAATCATCTTCCGGATGTCTCATTTGAAGATGCCCTTGAATTCTATTTTTCTTTACATGATGAACAATCAATTATTACAGAGATTGCTTATCGTCCCCTTCATGAAGAAGGTGTTTATGAGGTCAAGGCAGCGATTGAAGACAGTGAAGTTGAAATTGTATTTAATAATAATCATGCAATACTCTCAGAGACAAATGAATATTTGGATCATGAAGAATTGATTGAAGTCGAGCGGGATGGATTTACGCGTGATGAACTAGATACGATAATCCCTGTATCAGAAGCAATGCATCAAGCTATTAAGTTCAAACCCGGACATTTTGTGGAAGTTGAACTTAAAAAAGAAAAAGATTTGTTTATATATGAAGTTGAAATCGTTGGAGCGCATCAAAAGTCGATCGACATCAAGGTTGATGCGATCACAGGTAAAGTTCTGCGTGAAGATTAG
- a CDS encoding AgrD family cyclic lactone autoinducer peptide, with translation MKKIVNHVVHGLLKISDQATTLSLWSFYKPELPKKK, from the coding sequence ATGAAAAAAATAGTTAATCACGTAGTACATGGTTTGTTGAAAATTTCAGATCAAGCTACGACATTATCACTATGGTCTTTCTATAAGCCAGAATTGCCAAAGAAAAAATAA
- a CDS encoding LytR/AlgR family response regulator transcription factor: MIKIAIVDDETIMHDRLREVVNQTLLSRDIDYRILIFDNPDDVLSCVKQTKIDIVLLDIELGSRNGVELAKRLSLDSPSTVVVFITSYEGYIKDAFGLNVYDYILKQELDLQLPEALIQLTTRLTQRDSVVFKFDSGILNLELMEIVFALYENRNITIFTQDESYVMKSTSLTKVYESLPESMFIQPNSRYIVNMMYIQEMRKGVIKLKGYDDLIEVSRGQFKNLYQNYLDFLVESERL; encoded by the coding sequence ATGATTAAAATAGCAATTGTTGATGATGAAACGATAATGCATGATCGTCTTCGGGAAGTTGTGAATCAAACACTGCTTAGTAGAGATATTGATTATCGCATCTTAATCTTTGATAATCCCGATGATGTATTGTCATGTGTTAAACAGACCAAGATTGATATTGTTTTATTGGATATCGAGTTGGGTTCTCGAAATGGTGTGGAGTTAGCGAAACGCCTTTCTTTGGATAGTCCAAGTACCGTCGTTGTGTTTATCACTTCTTATGAGGGCTATATTAAGGACGCATTTGGTCTTAATGTTTATGACTATATCTTGAAGCAAGAATTGGATTTGCAGTTGCCAGAGGCGTTAATTCAGCTTACAACGCGTCTTACACAGCGTGACAGTGTTGTTTTTAAGTTTGATTCAGGGATTTTAAATTTAGAGCTTATGGAAATTGTTTTTGCTTTGTATGAAAATCGTAATATAACGATTTTTACTCAAGATGAATCCTATGTCATGAAGTCAACCAGTCTCACAAAAGTGTATGAGAGTTTACCTGAATCGATGTTTATTCAACCTAATAGTCGTTATATTGTGAATATGATGTATATTCAAGAGATGCGAAAAGGGGTTATCAAACTGAAGGGGTATGATGATCTGATTGAAGTATCACGCGGTCAGTTTAAAAATTTATATCAAAATTACTTGGATTTCTTAGTAGAAAGTGAGCGATTGTAG